A region of Moorena producens PAL-8-15-08-1 DNA encodes the following proteins:
- a CDS encoding cupin domain-containing protein: protein MSVFFPIGKPIKVKSSVELLAFQCQDTIVQLAEICPGATFDLHHHQESQMGMVFNQGLEMNINGEKAILTPLQDVYVADANVPHGSVNTTSETVRCFDVKRLIPEGNKQIDDNDNFENKIFKLVSTKDEETGFDCQWGTGSWFELKITQIPPDGKLPVNQSVRDKMGILLNGKLVMTVGEEEQTLEYGKIYYAPTEISYSGYNQSNQDVCLIEIGI from the coding sequence ATGTCAGTATTTTTCCCAATCGGTAAACCGATCAAAGTAAAATCATCTGTAGAGTTATTAGCATTTCAATGTCAGGATACCATTGTGCAACTGGCTGAGATTTGTCCAGGTGCTACCTTCGATTTACACCACCATCAGGAAAGTCAGATGGGTATGGTATTTAATCAAGGTTTGGAAATGAATATAAATGGGGAAAAAGCAATATTGACTCCCTTGCAGGATGTTTATGTGGCGGATGCGAATGTTCCCCATGGTTCGGTTAATACGACCTCAGAAACGGTTCGATGTTTTGATGTCAAGCGTCTAATTCCTGAGGGAAACAAACAGATAGACGATAATGACAACTTTGAGAATAAAATTTTTAAACTTGTATCTACTAAAGATGAAGAAACGGGGTTTGATTGTCAGTGGGGAACCGGTTCGTGGTTTGAGCTCAAAATTACTCAAATTCCCCCAGATGGAAAACTACCTGTCAACCAATCAGTTCGTGATAAAATGGGGATTCTTCTCAATGGTAAACTGGTGATGACTGTCGGAGAAGAAGAGCAAACTTTAGAATACGGAAAAATTTATTACGCACCGACTGAAATTTCCTATAGTGGATACAATCAATCTAACCAAGACGTTTGTTTAATTGAAATTGGGATCTAA
- a CDS encoding four helix bundle protein — MVEIKDFKDLIIWQKGMDIAEKCYFLTRLFPRDELYGMVQQIRKSAASIPANISEGYGRRYTGEYIRFLNIAQGSINELETHLILEE; from the coding sequence ATGGTGGAAATCAAAGACTTTAAAGACCTAATAATTTGGCAAAAAGGCATGGATATTGCCGAAAAATGTTATTTTCTTACTCGACTGTTTCCTAGAGATGAGCTATATGGGATGGTGCAACAAATTAGAAAAAGTGCTGCATCTATACCTGCCAATATATCTGAGGGATATGGACGAAGGTATACGGGAGAATATATCAGATTTTTAAACATAGCTCAAGGGTCAATAAATGAATTAGAAACCCATCTTATTTTAGAAGAGTAG